In Drosophila miranda strain MSH22 chromosome XR, D.miranda_PacBio2.1, whole genome shotgun sequence, the genomic window tgtatgtatctatatATAGtacatgcatgtacatatgtacatatgtatgtatgttcaaGCGTATAGATACTTTTTTATACAAATTGCCCTGCGCTTGCCTATGGACACAAAAAGTTGCAATTTAAATGCGGTGCAAGTGTATTGCGAAGGCAATAGACCGTGACAGTGGACAAAGATATAGTTCGATGGACGGGATGGCTGGGCTGGTTGGGCTGGTTGGCTGGTTGACTGTTTGTTTGACTGGCGGCTTGGTCTGCTTGGTTCGACGGTTGGCTGGTTGGCTGGTCGGCTGGTTGACTGGttgggctgctgctggtgtcgACCAAACGCGACTTAATTGTGCCTCAATAGCAAGAACGAATATACAAAAAGGCCAAGAGCGGTACATTTGAAAGCGCCGCTGCTTATTGTGCTCGTTGAATAATACACACCCACTTGGCTGCCCGACGAACGGTCATGAATGGTCATGCTCTTGCCCCGAAGGTACATGAACATCGCGGTAAAGCTTGGTCTAACCCTTTGGTTTATAATAAATGCACCTACACTGAAGATATATTCGATTCTTTCTGCAAAGATTGTTACTCCAAGAAGCATAGCTAAATTGCTAAATTCCCTGTGTCCCATATACGACGACTTTTAAACGATAGCTCTGGGATTAACTTAAGTGAGTAATTTGCATTTACATGTACACACGTGAGTGGATGGGTGCGCGTAAGTACACACACTCTTACATGGGGCTGTAAGTCGTGTAAGTCACCCGTAGCCGTGAGCAGACGGTGAGTTTTACTCTTGGCTGTGTTCGGGGGAGCTTCGAGGATTCACCTGAAGGATTCGGGGGAGAATTGAAATCCGCTGACTTGCGAGATAGTCAAACAAGATTACTATTAAGTGttgcacacacaaacatacatatgaacatagatatatgtatatatgtatcttcCACAAAGAGAGGCTTGTGATTTAGTATTTGTTCAGTACGTTTTACTTTACTCAAATGCTCCAATATCTTCAAAAAAGTCTACTTTTGGTAGTGTTTGAAAGGTAACTATTTTTGGGATGCAACAATGCTTTTTCCATAGTTTAGAACGTGTGCAACCAAGGTTGCAGGACAATATACCGGCGGACTAACCGCAAAAAAACACATTTCTTAGGGACACCTGTTACCACACCAGTTCACGTACGGATGTTTAATAAGTAGAGCTAAATAGAGCCCCACCATATGCTTTACCTTCGACCTAATAGATGCGTTTAAGCACCTTTCGTTTAAAATGCTATGCCGCGGATTAAGAGAACGTTTAAAATACTTACTGGTAAACACAATGTAGTATGTAAACAGTTCTCAGGTTCTCAGGCTCTTACCGGTAAATCTCCTTGATTCTACTTGTACTTTGAATGTTTGAATGCGAGTTACAGCTTATTGTCCAAAGGTCTTACACCCACTTATTGTCAAACAGCTGGTCGCATTGCATTCTCAAGAGATTTTACTTTGAGATCCAAACTTATTTATACACAtaagtttttttttccaaGGAAAGGAAAGAACTGATTCCTCGTTTTAGCACAAAGTTGTGGCacttttaaaaaaatattaaaaccAAAACAGCAAtatacaaaacaaaacaaaaacaacattaACCTTAACATTTTTTGAAATAATGCAGAATAACACCGATGGATTGACGCGATCCCAGCGTTGGAAAAAAAATGGATTGCTTAGCCGTTTGGCATATACTTCCGCTTCGAACGTCCCGAACCGAATGAACCATCAACTGTTTTCTCGTTTATAATGAAAACTTTTTGCAGGGCAAGAGAAAGGCcaggccagagccagagccacagctacagccagagccacagccagcagcACGACGCGATGCTTTTCCAACCCCCAAAATCTAGTGGGCGAGTAAGGGCGAGTCACCTATACGGTATACGGTGTACGGTTTGTACACAACCGCGTATACGTATATGTATACGTATACGTtctgtgcatgtgtgtgggcTTGTGTGCGTTGcgcatgtgtatgtgtgtgtgtgggagagGAGCGAAGCAACACAACGCATCCGCATCACAATGgcactgcagcagcaacagcagcagcatcagtgTTCGTCCatatcgtcgtcgtcgtcgtcgtcgtcgggaAAATCACTGACACGAGCCACGCGACTCGTGCCCGCGctcgtgccgtgccgtgccgtgccgtgtcGTGCCATGCTGGAGGGGAAACGGAACTCTTGTTACTAGTATCTTGCTGCGCTGGGGCATGACGCTGCGATgcacgatgacgatgacgacgatgtCGAGAGTGCTGCTCTGCTCTACTCTGTTCgccgtgctgctgctgcggcggctGCCACATGGAGTGCGCACCTTTGAACTGTTGCTAGTGCTGTCAGAGCCATTGGCTGGACAGAACGAGCGccagctccagttccagcTCCAGATCCAGCTCCTGCTCGGCGAGGGCAGCCAGGAAGCAGCAATACGTGAAAGTATGGAAATTCATcattttcttcctttttttgCTCAACGTATTTTTCCCCGTGTGGCAGACAACCCGTCTCTCATGGCCCCGTCCATGAAAGCGGCGGCTCGGCGTAGACGACATAAATCTTTTgtagctgttgctgctggcgaCTCTATCGTTGTGCATCGTTGTTTTTCCTCAGATAGGCACCCACCAGCGGTCGATAGGTGGTTCAAGTTCTGAAGTGTATGATGCTCCCACAGCTATTGGCCCTAAGCACCCGAACAATGTCAAATGGCTAGATTTGTTAGTATAAATCATTAGGCCAGGCGTGAATTTGTAAACATTTGTGGCGAGATTTCGTGTATGGGAAGTATAGAAATGTTTGCCGATAAAGGTTCATTTTTATGTTTATCTAATCGGAAAATAGTAGTTTCTTGGCTAATATTCACACAAAGTAAGAGCAACATTAGGGCACACAAATATACCAATTTAAATCAAGGCTTTTCTTTAGTGTCTGCTTAATGGAGTGATCCAAGGGTAAGACCAGAAAAAGATATGTGGGTCCGTGAAACACTGCACCAAGAAGTGTCTGTATAGAGTATCCatattgtttgtttgttttttattattattctggATCTGACTTATGGCGCATACGTTTGACCAAAATTTTCATACCCTTTGCTCTGGCATGGGtgaatacaaaaacaaaaacaaaagcaaaaaacaaacacaaacacaaaccaaaaaaatCGGTGCTCAAGCCCATTTATTCCCCGACATCACCCACAATCGGTTGGCTGACTCGCCTGCAAAAAACGAAATTGAGGCATTTTTACCTTTTTATATGTACAATGGGAGAAGCAGAcggacacacggacacacGGGCACACGGACATAGACGGTCATgcgaatggaatggaatggaatcaATGGACCCAGAAGCACATGACAATAAAAACGGTCTGTTGCTGTCTCAGTTTCTGTGTCCGTgtctgtgcctgtgtgtggATTTCAAAGTGCGTTCGTGGCCATCCGGCTAACAAAATTTCAAAGCGCGCCCCCTGGCACGGTTTCTGAAATCGAagcgggggcagtggcagaggcagaggcaaaaGCATTGCCAGTGGTAGGGGCAGAGCCACATTAAGCTACAGCTATAACTATAAAAAAAGAGACAGCTTTGcatacatacaatatatgtatgtatgtatgcatgtggGTGTGAGTGTACAGAGTATATTCCCTGGACAACGCTTCATTTACTTCACGCTGGGCAATTCGGGTGCAGTATTGAATTTATTCGGTTGCACTACGGATCCTAGCACCCAGCACCCACCACTTTATACGTATTATATTGTAGTTCCTATTACTAATGCGCATCGGCTCAGCGCACTTCTTTACGGTGCCCAAGTGGTAAACGAGTGCTCGCCGGTTGCGATGCTGTGGCCAATCAATAAATTTAAACTCATTGATGCTTAGCAAAAAGTAGTGCTTACGGCAGAGTTAAATTGATAGGCCACAAAATGAGCAGGTCATAAAAGCCACATGGGGAAGTACGGAAGTACTCGGAAAACTGATTCTAGATGGTAGATGGCATTGAAGTTCCAATTAAAGAGTACGAGTTTTTATTAATTGAATGCATTTGTATGGGAAAGCGTTTGCGATTTTGCTAAGCCAATGCTGGAACTATGAGCAAGGACCACAAAATTAATTATGATTTGACTTTGGGTAAGTTAAAGAAACATTTTGTGGTCGCTGCAGACTAACAAATGGCTCCTTTGCTAGGTTGCATCGCACTCCAggttgctggctggctggctggctggatggctggTGGCGGCGGGCCCTGCCCAGACATATTGTTGGCACATTGGACGTGGTTTTTAATTTGCCTTATCTGCGCTGTTCCTTGGGTCTAAGGTCTTGGGTCTTGGAGCGTGGATCTTTTCTGTG contains:
- the LOC117186575 gene encoding uncharacterized protein LOC117186575; this encodes MTLRCTMTMTTMSRVLLCSTLFAVLLLRRLPHGVRTFELLLVLSEPLAGQNERQLQFQLQIQLLLGEGSQEAAIRENNPSLMAPSMKAAARRRRHKSFVAVAAGDSIVVHRCFSSDRHPPAVDRWFKF